CTTCCACCGCCAACCTGGTGCAGGATCGGCTCGGCGCCCGATCTGCGGCCGCCTTCGACCTGTCCGCCGCGTGCTCGGGGCTGCTCTACGGGATGGACGTGGCGGCCGCGGCCATCGAGAGCGGCCGGGCAGAGTTCGCCCTGGTCATCGGGGCGGAGTGCCTCAGCAAGATCACCGACTACACCGACCGGTCCACCTGCGTGCTGTTCGGCGACGGCGCGGGGGCGGTGGTACTGGGGCCCGTCCGCCCGGGGTGGGGACTTTTGGCCACACACCTTGGTTCGGACGGGAGCTACGCCGATCTGCTCTACCTGCCCGCCGGCGGCTCAAGGCGGCCGGCGTCCCAGGCCACGGTGGCCGAGCGACTGCACTACATCCGGATGCAGGGTAACGAGGTATTCAAGATTGCCGTGCGAACGATGGGAGACGCAGCGGAGGAGAGCCTGCGCCGCGCCGGCATCACCGTCGACCAGGTGCGCCACTTCATCCCGCACCAGGCCAACGTCCGCATCATCGACGCGGCGGCCAAGCGCCTGGGCGTACCGGACGACCGGGTGGTGGTCAATATCGACCGCTACGGCAATACCTCGGCGGCGTCCATCGGCATTGCGCTGGACGAGACCGCGCGGGCCGGGAAGATTGCGGATGGCGACCACGTGCTGATGGTGGCCTTCGGCGGCGGGCTGACGTGGGCGGCCGCGGTGGTGCGGTGGGGCGGGCGGCCATGAGCGGCGGAGCGCCATCTGCCTCGTATGCGGTCGTCTTTCCGGGCCAGGGTTCGCAGGCGGTGGGAATGGGGGTCGCGCTGGCGGAGGCCTTTCCCGAGGCGGCCGAGGTGATGGAGCGTGCCGACCGGGTGATCCCGGGCCTGTGGAGGCTCTGCCGGGAAGGGCCCGAAGAGGTGCTGCGCCAGACCTCCCACACGCAGCCGGCCATCCTCAGCGTCTGTGTGGCGGCCTGGGCGGTGTGGCGGCGGCACGTCCCGGGGAACAGGCTCCCGGCCGCGGGGGCCGGCCACTCGCTGGGGGAGTACACGGCGCTGGTGGCCTCCGGGTGCCTGGAGTTCGAGGCAGCCTTGAAGCTGGTACGGGCACGGGGCGAACTGATGGAGCGGGCCGTGCCGGACGGCGCGGGCGGCATGGGGGCCGTGATCGGGCTTGACGACGACGCCGTCCGCCGCATCTGCGCCGCGGTGAGCGAACAAAGCCGCGACCCGGCTGCCGTGGTGCCTGCGAACTTCAATGCGCCAGGGCAGGTGGTGGTCTCGGGCCTGAGG
The Bacillota bacterium DNA segment above includes these coding regions:
- a CDS encoding beta-ketoacyl-ACP synthase III translates to MPHSDGRAVGIWGTGSAVPPRVLTNFDLEKMVDTSDEWIRTRTGIRERHIADEKTATSDLATAAARRALEAAGVQPGRLGLIIVATVTPDMSFPSTANLVQDRLGARSAAAFDLSAACSGLLYGMDVAAAAIESGRAEFALVIGAECLSKITDYTDRSTCVLFGDGAGAVVLGPVRPGWGLLATHLGSDGSYADLLYLPAGGSRRPASQATVAERLHYIRMQGNEVFKIAVRTMGDAAEESLRRAGITVDQVRHFIPHQANVRIIDAAAKRLGVPDDRVVVNIDRYGNTSAASIGIALDETARAGKIADGDHVLMVAFGGGLTWAAAVVRWGGRP
- the fabD gene encoding ACP S-malonyltransferase, yielding MSGGAPSASYAVVFPGQGSQAVGMGVALAEAFPEAAEVMERADRVIPGLWRLCREGPEEVLRQTSHTQPAILSVCVAAWAVWRRHVPGNRLPAAGAGHSLGEYTALVASGCLEFEAALKLVRARGELMERAVPDGAGGMGAVIGLDDDAVRRICAAVSEQSRDPAAVVPANFNAPGQVVVSGLRQALDEVRARVEQAGGRYMELSVSGPFHSPWMKGAAERFRAHLQSTSFAEPAWPVVANVTARPLPSEPESIREHLFAQLASPVRWAESLRAMAAMGVSHFVEIGPGRALSGM